A single window of Nicotiana tomentosiformis chromosome 1, ASM39032v3, whole genome shotgun sequence DNA harbors:
- the LOC138909677 gene encoding uncharacterized protein produces MDCWKKVVRFNFPGVPVTEWKGDVVAPKGKFISYLKDRKMITNGCLYHLVQVQDAEVKPPTLQSVLVVSEFPDVFLDELPVIPPDREIEFAIDVPPNKQPISIPPYRIAPVELKELKDQLKDLLDKGFI; encoded by the coding sequence ATGGATTGTTGGAAGAAAGTTGTTCGCTTTAACTTTCCTGGAGTGCCCGTTACCGAATGGAAGGGTGATGTTGTAGCGCCAAAAGggaagtttatttcttaccttaaggatCGAAAGATGATCACGAATGGATGTTTGTATCATTTGGTGCAGGTGCAGGATGCGGAGGTGAAGCCTCCTACCCTTCAATCAGTTCTAGTTGTTAGTGAATTCCCTGATGTGTTCCTTGATGAGCTCCCAGTTATTCCACCCGACAGGGAGATCGAGTTTGCCATCGATGTGCCACCCAATAAACAACCAATATCTATTCCCCCGTACAGGATTGCTCCTGTTGAGTTGAAGGAACTAAAAGATCAGTTGAAGGaccttcttgataagggatttatctGA